The Methanoplanus sp. FWC-SCC4 genome has a window encoding:
- a CDS encoding V-type ATP synthase subunit C translates to MAAVNTTGPAPYIYACTRMRVRKAGLLPREEYMRMLNMELPEVTRFIEETGYKTEIDELASSFSGVDLMEIALSWNLAKEYQRIIAMVPGHLKKLTKSYLLRWDIQNVLTVLRGKTQGVPSGKIKEILIPAGSLDKVDLDRLVGEDSPDRIVDHLKDHKLYSVFDREMAAALESGSFARMENELYKAYYADLIRESKGGVKGGHAFLKYVRLDIDTKNLETVFRVKGETDSESIRELMIEGGTFTIDELVRYAGIENVEEIVDTVRKKLDIESFSDVFDAVRENKPASEIELGLIKAKLDQMDRLSKRYPMSVCPILLYLEMKMYEVSNLRAVARGKESNLPSERIGACMVV, encoded by the coding sequence ATGGCTGCAGTTAATACTACAGGCCCTGCTCCCTACATATACGCCTGCACACGTATGCGTGTCAGGAAGGCAGGACTCCTTCCACGCGAGGAGTATATGCGTATGCTGAATATGGAGCTCCCGGAGGTTACCCGTTTCATTGAAGAAACAGGTTACAAGACAGAGATCGATGAGCTTGCATCATCATTCTCCGGCGTTGACTTAATGGAGATTGCACTCTCCTGGAATCTTGCAAAGGAATACCAGAGAATAATCGCAATGGTGCCCGGACATCTGAAGAAGCTTACAAAAAGCTACCTTCTTCGCTGGGATATCCAGAATGTTCTCACAGTCCTTCGCGGGAAAACACAGGGTGTGCCGTCAGGCAAAATTAAGGAGATCTTAATTCCTGCAGGAAGTCTTGACAAGGTTGATCTTGATCGTCTTGTCGGCGAGGACTCACCTGACAGAATCGTGGATCACCTGAAAGACCACAAACTCTATTCAGTCTTTGACCGTGAGATGGCAGCAGCTCTTGAGTCGGGTTCATTCGCAAGAATGGAAAACGAACTCTACAAAGCATATTATGCTGATCTGATCCGGGAATCAAAAGGTGGTGTCAAGGGTGGTCATGCTTTCCTGAAATATGTAAGGCTTGACATTGATACAAAGAACCTTGAGACTGTATTCCGTGTAAAAGGCGAAACCGACAGCGAATCAATCCGTGAACTCATGATTGAGGGCGGAACATTCACAATTGACGAGCTTGTCCGCTATGCAGGTATCGAAAACGTCGAAGAGATTGTCGATACCGTCAGAAAAAAGCTGGACATTGAATCATTTAGTGATGTATTTGACGCTGTCAGGGAGAACAAACCCGCATCTGAAATAGAGCTGGGTTTAATCAAGGCAAAGCTCGATCAGATGGACAGGCTTTCAAAGCGTTATCCTATGTCTGTCTGCCCGATTCTTCTGTACCTTGAAATGAAGATGTACGAGGTTTCAAACCTTCGTGCAGTCGCCCGTGGAAAAGAGTCAAACCTTCCGTCTGAGCGGATAGGGGCCTGTATGGTGGTGTGA
- a CDS encoding ATP synthase subunit A: protein MEVKGKSKGILKRISGPVVTAVDFDAHMFDVVRVGNEQLMGEVIKIDGDDVIIQVYEATDGIRPGEPVENTGLSLAVELGPGLLTSIYDGIQRPLEVLMEKMGNFIERGVSAPGLDHNKKWEFKPLVKKGDEAGPGAVLGEVQETNIVTKIMVPPNFKGGKVTEIKSGEFTIDEIVCVLDSGEEVAMMQKWPVRVPRPVFEKKNPDIPLITGQRILDGLFPIAKGGTAAIPGPFGSGKTVTQQALAKWSDAEIVVYIGCGERGNEMTEVLTEFPELEDPKTGKPLMERTILIANTSNMPVAAREASVYTGITIAEYFRDMGYDVSLMADSTSRWAEAMREISSRLEEMPGEEGYPAYLAARLSEFYERAGRVETLNGDMGSITVIGAVSPPGGDFSEPVTQNTLRIVKCFWALDAKLSQRRHFPAINWLNSYSLYLDTLAPYYDEKVSPELNPLRSWAMEVLQKESELQEIVQLVGSDALPEEEQVTIEVARMLREIFLQQNAFDPVDTYCSMEKQFDMLKAIRKYAELAYSAQKGGSSIAAIISVKSKNELAQIKYIEDYKTELDKIYKAMDAEFAKIKEA, encoded by the coding sequence GTGGAAGTAAAAGGAAAATCTAAAGGAATTCTAAAGAGGATTTCCGGTCCGGTTGTAACTGCCGTTGACTTTGATGCACACATGTTTGATGTGGTCAGGGTCGGTAACGAGCAGCTCATGGGTGAGGTCATCAAGATCGATGGTGATGACGTCATTATCCAGGTATATGAAGCAACCGACGGTATCCGTCCTGGGGAACCGGTAGAAAACACTGGTCTTTCCCTTGCAGTTGAGCTTGGACCCGGTCTTCTGACAAGTATCTATGATGGTATTCAGAGACCGCTCGAAGTGCTCATGGAAAAGATGGGCAACTTCATTGAACGTGGTGTATCCGCACCAGGTCTTGATCATAACAAGAAGTGGGAATTCAAACCACTCGTTAAGAAAGGTGACGAAGCAGGTCCCGGAGCTGTCCTCGGAGAGGTTCAGGAGACAAACATTGTCACAAAGATCATGGTTCCGCCGAATTTCAAGGGCGGTAAAGTAACCGAGATCAAATCAGGCGAATTCACAATTGATGAGATCGTCTGTGTTCTTGATTCCGGTGAAGAAGTTGCCATGATGCAGAAATGGCCTGTTCGTGTGCCAAGACCTGTGTTTGAGAAGAAGAACCCTGATATCCCTCTGATCACCGGTCAGCGTATCCTTGACGGTCTCTTCCCAATTGCAAAGGGTGGAACAGCAGCTATCCCGGGTCCTTTTGGATCAGGTAAGACTGTTACCCAGCAGGCACTTGCAAAGTGGTCTGATGCAGAGATTGTTGTCTACATCGGATGCGGTGAACGTGGAAATGAGATGACCGAAGTTTTGACCGAGTTCCCTGAACTTGAGGATCCAAAAACCGGAAAGCCTCTCATGGAAAGGACAATTCTCATTGCAAACACTTCAAATATGCCTGTTGCAGCTCGTGAAGCATCAGTATACACCGGTATCACAATTGCGGAATACTTCCGTGATATGGGATATGATGTATCACTCATGGCAGATTCAACATCCCGCTGGGCAGAAGCAATGCGTGAAATTTCATCACGTCTTGAAGAGATGCCCGGAGAAGAGGGTTACCCTGCATATCTTGCAGCACGTCTGTCTGAGTTCTATGAGCGTGCAGGCCGTGTTGAGACACTCAACGGCGATATGGGATCAATTACCGTTATCGGTGCTGTTTCCCCGCCTGGTGGTGACTTCTCAGAGCCTGTTACACAGAACACACTTCGTATTGTCAAGTGTTTCTGGGCACTGGATGCAAAGCTTTCACAGCGCCGTCACTTCCCTGCAATCAACTGGCTGAACTCATATTCACTTTATCTGGATACCCTTGCACCATACTACGATGAGAAGGTCTCACCTGAGCTCAATCCTCTTCGTTCATGGGCAATGGAAGTTCTCCAGAAAGAGTCGGAACTTCAGGAAATCGTTCAGCTTGTAGGTTCAGATGCACTTCCGGAAGAAGAGCAGGTCACAATCGAGGTTGCACGTATGCTTCGTGAGATTTTCCTCCAGCAGAATGCGTTTGACCCCGTTGATACCTACTGTTCAATGGAGAAGCAGTTTGACATGTTAAAGGCAATCAGAAAATACGCAGAACTTGCATATTCCGCACAGAAGGGCGGTTCTTCGATTGCAGCAATTATCAGTGTCAAATCCAAGAACGAGCTTGCTCAGATCAAGTATATTGAAGATTACAAGACTGAGCTTGATAAGATCTACAAGGCAATGGATGCTGAGTTTGCAAAGATTAAGGAGGCCTGA
- a CDS encoding V-type ATP synthase subunit E family protein: MALDAVVGEIRDKGLKESAAIKAEGKAEADKILAEANEKIVAIKTAAEEGANRQSSQLITREVAAANLAVKREVLNAEKDLLDQVYSATVGSIDDLPEDFHKKAVRELCKTAAKELGEGVFYCNDRDKAAVEAAISELKTLSGFSLAGTKDISGGVIAESKDGLLQLDYSYGASLTEVWETGLRDASEALFK; encoded by the coding sequence ATGGCATTGGATGCTGTAGTCGGTGAGATAAGAGATAAGGGTCTGAAAGAATCCGCAGCTATCAAAGCAGAAGGAAAAGCAGAGGCAGACAAAATTCTTGCCGAAGCCAATGAAAAGATAGTTGCGATTAAGACCGCTGCAGAAGAGGGTGCAAACCGCCAGTCTTCCCAGTTAATTACAAGGGAAGTTGCGGCTGCAAACCTTGCTGTAAAGCGTGAAGTCCTGAATGCGGAAAAGGATCTCCTGGATCAGGTATATTCCGCAACAGTCGGATCAATCGATGATCTGCCTGAGGATTTCCACAAAAAAGCAGTAAGAGAACTCTGCAAAACAGCGGCCAAAGAGCTTGGTGAAGGTGTATTCTACTGCAACGACCGTGATAAGGCAGCAGTGGAGGCCGCAATATCCGAGTTAAAGACTCTTTCGGGATTCTCACTGGCAGGAACAAAAGACATCTCCGGTGGCGTCATTGCTGAGAGCAAAGACGGGCTGCTTCAGCTGGATTACAGCTACGGCGCCTCTCTTACCGAAGTCTGGGAAACAGGTCTTCGTGACGCATCAGAGGCTCTGTTTAAGTAA
- a CDS encoding argininosuccinate synthase, translating to MKILRFFAIFLAITFAMTTGFAYAGPTTEVTVYSVSSDGETVLEQKTVDYLWMESNLPVMGDGVTHYYHQGPVFSDDKEEQWDVNETRNFKDRGAVKGTNVADLCDLVGGMSESDDVMVRANDGYNVLFDYENICEPSPRQGPLVLCWYNGEDAESGEKQGVGYPPEFFAGMRLAFLADNSTNPQGLHVFGNTDMRESFPAEKIHLFDNLYPSTSGYTVKWVDEIRVYKGGYKGETNAPSKSLSNDLKNENNEKTDMSAPLSPLTIIFAITGFVLSVHLIRRE from the coding sequence ATGAAAATACTTAGATTTTTTGCAATATTTCTGGCAATCACCTTTGCCATGACTACAGGTTTTGCATATGCAGGACCGACAACTGAAGTCACTGTTTATTCAGTCAGCAGTGATGGTGAAACGGTTCTTGAACAAAAGACAGTTGATTACCTCTGGATGGAGAGTAACCTGCCTGTTATGGGTGACGGAGTCACTCATTATTACCATCAGGGACCTGTTTTTTCTGATGACAAGGAAGAGCAGTGGGATGTAAATGAAACAAGGAATTTCAAGGACAGAGGTGCTGTAAAAGGCACTAATGTGGCTGATCTCTGTGACCTTGTCGGCGGAATGTCAGAGTCAGATGATGTCATGGTCAGGGCAAATGACGGATATAACGTATTATTTGATTATGAAAATATCTGCGAGCCCTCCCCTCGTCAGGGTCCTCTTGTTCTCTGCTGGTATAACGGAGAGGATGCAGAGTCGGGTGAAAAACAGGGTGTCGGCTATCCCCCTGAATTTTTTGCAGGAATGAGGCTTGCTTTCCTTGCCGACAATTCAACAAACCCCCAGGGACTTCATGTATTTGGCAACACTGATATGAGGGAGAGTTTCCCTGCTGAAAAGATTCACCTGTTTGATAATCTCTACCCTTCGACAAGTGGATACACTGTTAAATGGGTTGACGAGATCAGGGTCTATAAAGGCGGATACAAAGGCGAGACAAACGCTCCTTCAAAGTCCCTTTCAAATGATCTTAAAAATGAAAATAATGAAAAAACCGATATGTCTGCACCATTGTCTCCGCTGACAATAATCTTTGCAATTACAGGTTTTGTTCTGAGTGTCCATTTGATAAGGAGGGAGTAA
- the wtpA gene encoding tungstate ABC transporter substrate-binding protein WtpA, with the protein MRNIRFLFLLSLILSVFVLFSGCTTEDQVEKTEIKIVPAGSLLLPLEEIERDFEETHPGTDVIIEGHGSIQCIRQVTDLKRPLDLVIVADQSLIPDMMYIPMPGSTKNYADNYTAFATNEMVIAYTDKSLYSDEITSENWYEILKRSDVKVGFSNPVLDACGYRTFMVSYLANEYYGDTEIFDKILGDHLKEPVEIIKKNDKTEIILPEFVKPSDSKIAVRDGSIFLLYLIESGGVDYGFEYRSVAEGHGLKYVTLPDELNLGNMSLKDYYSTISVKLSFERFSSIGSERVGESVVYAYTVPETATNKNSAYEFAEFMKEYFKEARFGWPDPI; encoded by the coding sequence ATGAGAAACATCAGGTTTCTCTTCCTGTTATCTTTAATACTTTCAGTCTTTGTTCTGTTTTCAGGATGTACTACAGAAGATCAGGTTGAAAAAACTGAAATTAAAATTGTTCCGGCAGGGAGTCTTCTTCTTCCCCTTGAAGAGATTGAAAGGGATTTTGAAGAGACTCATCCGGGAACTGATGTCATAATTGAGGGCCACGGGAGTATTCAGTGCATACGTCAGGTTACTGACCTGAAAAGGCCTCTTGATCTTGTAATTGTTGCAGATCAGTCCTTAATTCCGGATATGATGTATATCCCGATGCCAGGGAGTACAAAAAATTATGCTGACAATTATACGGCGTTTGCTACAAATGAGATGGTAATTGCCTATACTGACAAATCCCTGTATTCTGATGAGATAACTTCGGAGAACTGGTATGAGATACTTAAAAGATCTGATGTGAAGGTCGGGTTTTCAAATCCTGTTCTTGATGCCTGCGGTTATCGTACATTTATGGTATCCTATCTTGCAAATGAATATTATGGAGACACCGAAATATTTGACAAAATCCTTGGTGACCATTTAAAAGAACCTGTTGAAATAATAAAAAAGAATGATAAAACCGAGATAATTCTTCCTGAGTTTGTAAAACCATCCGATTCAAAAATAGCAGTTCGTGACGGGAGTATATTTTTGTTATATTTAATTGAGTCAGGCGGTGTTGATTATGGTTTTGAGTACAGAAGTGTTGCAGAAGGACACGGTTTGAAATACGTAACCCTTCCTGACGAACTGAATCTTGGAAACATGAGCCTGAAGGACTATTACAGCACGATATCTGTAAAGCTAAGCTTTGAGAGGTTTTCATCAATCGGATCAGAGAGGGTTGGAGAATCCGTGGTCTATGCATATACTGTCCCGGAAACTGCCACCAATAAAAATTCTGCATATGAGTTTGCTGAATTTATGAAAGAGTACTTTAAGGAAGCACGGTTCGGGTGGCCTGATCCAATTTAA
- the ahaH gene encoding ATP synthase archaeal subunit H, with amino-acid sequence MKTEVLKSIKQTEEDYKKMISEAEVEKKRIIADAEVEAANLIAKAEKDAEEYKNKRIADARSEAKEQYAKIVKDGEQNAASIKKKAAANLDKAVGLLVEQFKVKLNV; translated from the coding sequence ATGAAGACTGAGGTCCTCAAGAGCATCAAACAGACAGAAGAAGATTACAAAAAAATGATCAGCGAAGCTGAGGTAGAAAAGAAGCGTATTATCGCAGATGCTGAAGTGGAAGCTGCAAATCTTATTGCGAAAGCAGAAAAAGATGCCGAAGAGTACAAGAACAAGCGTATCGCAGACGCACGATCTGAAGCTAAAGAACAGTATGCAAAGATTGTAAAGGACGGCGAACAGAATGCGGCCTCTATAAAAAAGAAAGCTGCAGCTAACCTTGACAAGGCAGTTGGACTGCTTGTAGAACAGTTCAAGGTGAAGTTAAATGTTTAA
- a CDS encoding ATPase — protein sequence MAIEAMTVEVAEASAVGLKAVGAGLAVGLAGMGTGLAQLGIGGAAVGATAENKEMFGLALLFTVIPETVVIFGLVVALLLLFT from the coding sequence ATGGCAATTGAAGCAATGACAGTTGAAGTCGCTGAAGCATCAGCAGTTGGACTTAAGGCAGTTGGTGCAGGTCTTGCAGTAGGACTTGCAGGTATGGGTACAGGTCTCGCACAGCTCGGTATTGGAGGAGCTGCAGTCGGAGCAACCGCAGAAAACAAAGAGATGTTCGGTCTCGCACTTCTCTTCACTGTTATTCCGGAAACAGTCGTTATCTTTGGTCTTGTAGTCGCACTTCTTCTCCTGTTCACATAA
- a CDS encoding V-type ATP synthase subunit F has product MEIAVVGNSEFILGFRLAGIQKTYAADDEESLVDLVTKALDDSEVGILVLKGEDMQKLPFRLRTTLSESVKPTVIAIGGEEGGLSMRERIKRSVGVDLWK; this is encoded by the coding sequence ATGGAAATAGCAGTTGTTGGAAACAGTGAGTTTATCCTTGGTTTCCGCCTTGCCGGTATTCAGAAGACCTATGCTGCAGATGACGAAGAGTCGCTTGTAGATCTGGTTACAAAAGCTCTGGATGATTCGGAGGTAGGAATCCTGGTGCTCAAAGGAGAAGATATGCAGAAACTGCCTTTCAGGCTTCGCACCACACTTTCGGAGTCTGTAAAGCCGACCGTAATCGCCATTGGCGGCGAAGAGGGCGGACTTTCCATGAGAGAGAGAATTAAGAGATCAGTGGGTGTTGATCTGTGGAAGTAA
- a CDS encoding V-type ATP synthase subunit I, translating into MFKVQRMSKLLIAASKDQLEPIVRELYRYNLFHIEDFVEQEAEGYEGFKIGKPIEGAGKTSTELLRIRSIANMIGVSAGNVDAAGVMSAGSLQNKIEGDLPGIESEITGFVDEKNSLEAQMRECEQKIAELAPFAAFPNDLSYLHGYDGFSVYAGHIPGDVEIPVDCEKFFTSEVAGNFLIAVVPKAEAEKAESFLSEAGFQSVGIPKEDGTAAERTEWYTHEITRLESEIGKKIEQIAALKTKHASFLVACDELLTADVERAEAPLRFATTEQTFVAEGWVPSDKAKALTDDLMKVTGGKVFVNEEEIDYEKDVVPIEYDNPDFSKPTEALMDIYSRPQYTEFDPTLLVSIVFPIFFGFILGDVGYGLVLLIASFGLRKMVKDSIAGNQLLDVLRNASVMSIIFGVLYSEFLGFALPWDPLIFSRHFNIGAAHAGGHGPEAILLLIITAWIGILHITLGRGIHIRNALIQLHPGEHRNKVVFAQLGWILVMWGILLIIWTIAPIPMMPDLTGFAAIAAGLNIFAIIGGLLIIVGVIGIGRESALELMELPTIVSHVLSYTRLAAVGLSSVAIAAVTNFISIGMIIEPAIADFGIVSIVMIVVGIVVFLIGHILNTALGLLGGGLHSIRLHYVEFFTKFYQGGGKRYEPFGIIRKFTEE; encoded by the coding sequence ATGTTTAAAGTTCAGAGGATGAGCAAACTGCTCATCGCCGCGTCTAAAGATCAGCTTGAGCCAATTGTACGTGAGTTGTACCGCTACAATCTCTTCCATATCGAAGATTTTGTCGAGCAGGAGGCTGAAGGCTATGAAGGTTTCAAGATCGGAAAACCGATCGAAGGCGCCGGAAAGACTTCAACAGAGCTCCTTAGAATCCGCTCCATTGCAAACATGATCGGTGTTTCAGCCGGTAATGTGGATGCAGCGGGCGTTATGAGCGCAGGCTCTCTTCAGAATAAGATCGAAGGGGATCTCCCCGGGATCGAATCTGAAATCACAGGATTTGTGGACGAGAAAAACAGTCTCGAAGCACAGATGCGTGAATGCGAACAGAAGATCGCAGAGCTTGCACCTTTCGCAGCGTTTCCTAATGATCTCTCATATCTGCATGGCTACGATGGTTTTTCCGTTTATGCGGGTCATATCCCCGGGGACGTTGAAATTCCTGTCGATTGTGAAAAATTCTTCACAAGCGAAGTTGCCGGCAATTTCCTCATAGCTGTTGTACCCAAAGCCGAAGCAGAAAAAGCCGAGAGCTTCCTTTCAGAAGCAGGTTTTCAGTCTGTTGGCATCCCAAAGGAGGATGGAACGGCAGCGGAGAGGACAGAGTGGTATACCCATGAGATCACCCGTCTCGAATCAGAGATCGGTAAGAAAATTGAGCAGATTGCTGCTCTTAAAACAAAGCACGCATCTTTTCTGGTGGCATGCGATGAATTGCTCACGGCAGATGTTGAGCGTGCGGAAGCACCGCTTAGATTTGCCACCACAGAACAGACTTTTGTTGCTGAAGGATGGGTACCGTCCGACAAGGCAAAGGCTCTGACTGACGATCTTATGAAAGTTACAGGCGGAAAAGTGTTTGTAAACGAAGAAGAGATCGATTACGAAAAAGATGTTGTACCAATTGAATACGATAATCCTGACTTTTCAAAGCCGACAGAGGCTTTAATGGACATCTATTCCAGACCGCAGTACACAGAATTTGACCCGACTTTACTGGTGTCAATTGTTTTCCCGATATTCTTTGGTTTTATCCTTGGAGATGTAGGTTACGGTCTTGTACTGCTTATCGCAAGCTTCGGACTCCGCAAAATGGTCAAAGACAGTATTGCAGGAAACCAGTTGCTTGACGTATTAAGAAATGCCAGTGTTATGAGCATCATTTTTGGTGTTTTATATAGTGAATTTTTAGGATTCGCTCTTCCATGGGATCCGCTGATCTTCAGCCGTCACTTTAATATCGGTGCGGCTCATGCCGGCGGTCACGGTCCTGAGGCAATTCTGCTTCTGATTATTACCGCATGGATTGGTATATTACACATAACACTTGGAAGAGGCATTCACATTAGAAATGCATTAATTCAACTTCACCCCGGAGAACACCGCAACAAGGTTGTTTTCGCCCAGCTTGGCTGGATACTTGTTATGTGGGGTATTCTTTTAATTATATGGACAATCGCTCCAATTCCTATGATGCCTGATCTTACAGGATTCGCAGCTATTGCAGCAGGATTAAACATCTTTGCAATAATCGGCGGTCTTTTGATCATTGTCGGTGTTATCGGAATCGGTCGTGAATCTGCCCTTGAACTCATGGAACTTCCGACAATCGTAAGTCACGTGCTTTCATATACACGTCTTGCAGCTGTTGGTCTTTCATCTGTTGCAATTGCGGCTGTTACAAACTTCATATCAATCGGTATGATAATTGAGCCTGCAATAGCAGATTTCGGAATTGTAAGTATAGTTATGATTGTTGTGGGAATCGTTGTATTCCTGATTGGACACATTTTAAACACCGCACTTGGTCTATTGGGCGGAGGTTTACACTCAATTCGTCTGCACTATGTAGAGTTCTTTACGAAATTCTACCAGGGCGGAGGAAAGAGATACGAACCATTTGGAATTATTAGAAAATTTACGGAGGAATAA
- a CDS encoding molybdopterin-dependent oxidoreductase, with amino-acid sequence MSYISKKTYLTGFFSALIICMVIFSGCTQAGDEKSGQDTNAAIKGNLTLTGSDGIETVYSYDEILEMQDALGYGYSVSTVGIKYGPYECRGVPLTELIQKAGGMKENDSLWISANDGYMWVFDYDQVNGRDFITLNPDLKEIEPPELKVILMYEQDKEPLSYNDGAPFRIAIISDSKDVITEGSSWVKWVEKIEIKGGNS; translated from the coding sequence TTGTCATATATTTCTAAAAAAACCTATTTAACCGGTTTTTTTTCAGCCCTTATTATCTGCATGGTAATTTTCTCGGGGTGCACACAGGCCGGGGATGAAAAATCCGGTCAGGATACAAATGCTGCCATTAAGGGAAATCTTACACTCACCGGATCAGACGGGATTGAAACTGTTTATTCCTATGACGAAATTTTAGAGATGCAGGATGCATTAGGATACGGCTATTCAGTTTCAACTGTCGGGATAAAATACGGGCCTTATGAATGTCGCGGGGTTCCCCTGACAGAACTTATCCAAAAAGCAGGCGGAATGAAGGAGAACGATTCCTTATGGATTTCAGCAAATGACGGATATATGTGGGTCTTTGATTACGATCAGGTAAATGGTCGGGATTTCATCACCTTAAATCCGGATTTAAAAGAGATTGAACCCCCTGAATTAAAAGTTATTCTGATGTATGAGCAGGACAAAGAGCCTCTTTCATACAATGACGGGGCTCCGTTCAGGATTGCAATTATTTCGGATTCAAAAGATGTAATTACAGAAGGCAGTTCCTGGGTAAAGTGGGTTGAGAAAATAGAGATAAAGGGAGGTAATTCCTAA
- a CDS encoding argininosuccinate synthase: MSGIILYFENQLSGLFNLNKISLFCIFIAFLAMAGPCFAATQELSVIKYGEDGNTVLFDETYDYKWLEQNLPVMGDGVTHYYMQGPTFDENDPLNPSEDKNVLSRDYGAVKGTNVADLCELAGRLPENYEVRIASEDGFSKKFGYKNVYYSDNRQGPLVVCWYNGDDNSAEGDRQGTGYPPDFYTGMRLVVFGDTDTNPWGYHVFGNQDMNDFFDEKYIHYFNGEWPSSGGLSVKYVSKIEMLPLKEAGAKDIPAESKAPLSVFVILGAFGVSCIIYKKTR; the protein is encoded by the coding sequence ATGTCTGGTATAATTTTATATTTTGAAAATCAGCTTTCAGGACTGTTTAATCTGAACAAAATTTCATTGTTCTGTATATTTATAGCATTTCTGGCAATGGCAGGTCCGTGTTTTGCGGCAACACAAGAGCTTTCGGTAATCAAATATGGAGAGGATGGAAACACCGTTCTCTTTGATGAAACATACGATTACAAATGGCTTGAACAAAACCTCCCGGTAATGGGTGACGGTGTAACTCATTACTATATGCAGGGTCCGACGTTTGATGAAAACGATCCCCTGAATCCCTCAGAGGACAAAAATGTGTTAAGCAGGGATTATGGGGCTGTAAAGGGCACAAATGTTGCCGATCTCTGTGAACTTGCAGGAAGGCTTCCGGAGAACTATGAAGTCCGAATCGCTTCAGAAGACGGCTTTTCAAAAAAATTCGGATACAAAAATGTTTATTATTCTGATAACAGGCAGGGTCCTCTTGTAGTTTGCTGGTATAACGGGGATGACAATTCAGCTGAAGGCGACAGACAGGGTACAGGATATCCTCCTGATTTCTATACCGGAATGAGACTTGTTGTCTTTGGAGACACGGACACAAATCCTTGGGGTTATCATGTCTTTGGAAACCAGGATATGAATGATTTTTTTGATGAAAAATATATCCACTATTTCAACGGCGAATGGCCCTCATCGGGCGGTCTTTCTGTAAAATATGTGAGCAAAATTGAGATGCTGCCGTTAAAAGAGGCCGGTGCAAAAGATATTCCGGCAGAATCCAAAGCACCCCTTTCTGTATTTGTAATTCTCGGTGCATTTGGAGTGTCCTGTATTATTTATAAGAAAACGAGGTGA